The Triticum aestivum cultivar Chinese Spring chromosome 4B, IWGSC CS RefSeq v2.1, whole genome shotgun sequence sequence TTGATGACATAGAAGCTAGCAATGGGACATATGTATTGGGGCACCATGGTGCCTACGCTCCATGCTTCATGGTCGTCGGGTCATGTCTAGATCATGCTATTGTAATGGGTATCAAAATTGTTGGGTCAACCCGTTAGCATATgttgatttatataaagaaattaaagTTGCTAATTAATGCATGATCGTGGTTCAGGCATGGCATATATTAATGGAAATAAATTTCTCTTCTTGTATGGATGTTATACACCCCTATGTAGCTACACATTCTATATAGGGCATTCTGTCTTCCTTCAAGATCTATGTTGTCTTTACATAgtaatttctcttttttgtttttttcaaacAAGAGAACATTTGACTTTGACCTTGACTTTTTTAGGTCAACGCCATACAAGTACTACCTCCATCTGGGTTTATTAGTCTTCATTGTATTTTGGGTCAAACTTTGGCCATATATTTGACTAGCAAAATATTAATGCATATCACTCAAAATACAAGGGTGACAAAATGTGTAGTACCACTCTAGGATTAAAACGTTTCTGATTTTTTAATACAAAATAAAATTTTCAAATTAAATTTTTTGAATGAGTTTTTTTATCATTTTTATATTTCCTTACGTAAAAAGACAAAAAGAAATCTACACACGCTAGTCCTGATGTTGACCTGCAAAGTTTCGGGTTTAAATGTTTTCAAAAAAAGTTTGTACTTGTGAATGTTGATGGAAAAGTGGATGACCTAGATAAAAGGTATAGCTACATGGCAGTGCAGTTACAACTTTTCCTTTTCTTTAACTCCATGATTTTTTTTAGGAAATTGTCATCATGATGGTTTTATTTCATGCGTAAATAAGGATATATCGTTTGCTAACACATCAACCAAAAAATGGAAGGCTCCATCCGTCAAACAATAGTTTGTGAGCCCTTCGTTCTTTGTTAATAGAGGTGGACATTTGGAGGATACGGTTGGATGACCGGCTTCCAAATCTGTATCTGAGCACTAATCCGGACTGATCCACAGACAAATACTCTGTCTATTTTAGAGGTCCACTATTTGAGATGCCCTAACATCACAAGCATCCTAAAAAATCAACATGCTAATTAATCACACACGTAATTAAACTAATAAatagttactccctccattcctgaaCATATCCTTTTAGAGATATTGATACGgcgaaaatgagtgaatctacaccctaaaataCACCTAGATACATTCGTATGTTAGTccgcattgaaatctctaaaagaaacttatatttaaaaacagAGGAGGGAGTATAGTAATGGCTTAGGTTCTAAATCCATTCGACCCTCCGTTTCTAAATTGTTTTCGCATTAATTAGCGTGTGTGAAACAACGAGGTACCAATTCTCCATTATTAATGGTATactacctccttttcggtttatagggctcaatttaaAATTCTCACCAACCAAGACAGATGATGAGTGGTGAAATAATTTTTATAGTTTGTAAAAGCATTCAATTAATGCGCTCATTTTCCTCAAAGAATTGTGTTTATCAGtgcattaattgcaatacatgcatgaatGAAGTACATGCAATTTTTTCTTAATCCTTTAATGCAATggattaatgcaccttgaaatctgagcaTGTGATAGAAATaatcaaattgagacttataaaataaaaaaaatagcatTTCAAGATAAATGTAGCCCTATATGATATCAATATATGATACTATACATTACAGATGTAGTAGATACGAGTAGCACATGACACAAaatagcacatcatttaatatgatacggtcaaggctctctttcttcatttaattctatgccacctcataaAAAATGCCTGACATGTATAATACTACcaatgatactcccattacaaccagcctaaatcAGATTGGGACCCCCGCAGTACCACGCGCCGGACACTGTCGTTACTGATGCGGGTCCGACCCCACGTGTCATCGCTACTGTGGCACCATACAGAGGTGGCACCCGTCGTTCCTATGAGAGATTGACGGGGATCTGTGTACGCAGGCATGTGAGTGTGAGGCTACTAGTAAATCTCGTCTGTAGCATTTAATTAGTTCATCTACATAACGCCGCCAATTAAATTCTTGATCCGTCCGGTACCATTTGGCCTTCAGGTCCCGCGCCGTTGCGGTCTGCTCGTCCTCTCTGCCTCTCCGCCTCTCCCCCAATCCAACCGAGATAGCAAAAAAGAAGACGCGGAGGCAAGAGAGAGGCTGCGAATGCCGATGTGATTCCTCTCGGAGGCTCGCGCGCATTTGCCACCGGAGATCTCCGCTCGTCCGCGCCACCTCCCCCGTCTCCGGCGGCGAACATCGCTTGGGCTCCTTCCtgttcgcggcggcggcggcggcggctttggttCTTTTCGGGGGTGTTTCTTGGGTGGCTGCCCGAGCCATTGCTCTGGCTACGGTGGTACCGCGAGGAAGCCCCGCGTCCGGTTAGGAGCGAATCTGCTTTGGTGCTACACCCCGGTGGTTTTCAGATCTGGCTGAAACTAAGGTGAGCGAGGACTTTTGGCTTTGATTGTTTACTAACAACTTGTTTCTCTCTGAAATATCCATTCGCAGCAACTTACAGTCACTCTCTGTGAAAATTAGTAGTATTCTGTATTCTCCAACGTTGTAGTAGTACTCCATTTTAAGATCTATCTAGAGCCACGCGCACACCCAACAAAGAACAATTGCAGTTGATATTGATAAGCTCACAAGCCACATTCAGAACATTTAATCTTGTTCGGGTTGTGATTTTCTCTGGCGCATTAGTTTATTCCCTCAGAGAATGCAACTTTCTCGTAAAGAGGCTTTCCGATGCTGGCACCTAGAAAGGCATATCCAGTATTGAGTTCAGCACTTTTATACTTTTTCGGCTTTTGCTTTACTTACGTACGGTTTATACTGTTGTTTTTAGTGTCTCTTGCCTACAATATAGCATCACAATGTTATGGTTTGTATATATGTCTTTGGGAGTTGAGTTGCTAGTATGCCACAATTAGTGTACTGGTTTTAATTGATTCCTTCGTTTACGCAAAAAATAGCTCTTCATATATACAGATCTACTTTGCATGCTGTGTATAACCTATATTTGCGCCGCCTTACCGTGCTTTCTCACTAGGCTCCAAGCGCAGAGTTATGCCATTGTGTTTGTGTAGTATAGTCTGAGTTCTGACATGGCTTTGGGGAGCAATGGAAAGCTTGTAGATAGATGACGAGTAGATTTCCTAATTCAGTAAGCTGATCATATCGATGTCACAGTGATGACAACTTTACTGGCTTGCTAGTCACATTTAGAATTTTTTTAATGCAGAAAAATCAAAGACTTTGAGTGCCACTACGTGTTAATTTTATCTCTCCATCTTTTGTGCATTCTTTAATTCTTTGTCAAAGGTATAATTATCAGAATTTTTCATATGTTCCATGTATATCTGTAGGCACAAATCACTTGACTTGAGACGAATATCAGAACTTCTCCTCTTAGTTGATTCTTCATATAGTCACTTCTCAAGATGGAACAGATTTCAGTGAGTTGCTTCCTTCTGTTCATTAAAATCCTCTTGAAACTGAATGGTTTCATAGTTATATCTTGTGAACAACCAAATTCTGAAGCACtgattttttttttccttttcatctTGGAAATTGTCTATAGCTTGGGCATCGATATAAGGAGTGCAGGCCACAAAGGATTAGCAGCTCTCCAAGCAAACTACTTGTTGGGAAGGATGTACTGAAAGAATTGGAGGAAAGACGGTCATCCCCCAGTGTCGTCGCAAAACTGATGGGAATTGACGTATTGCCACCTACTTACGTAGCCAATAAAAGACATCAACAATTCAAGGATGTCTTTGAAGTGTCGGAGGAGCTACCGGAGACTTTCACAAAAGAGATGTCATACCATTTCCCTAAAGGGCTGCCAAGCTTGAAGAGGAGTGCAATGAAATTAAAAAAGCTTATGCCATCAAAGTCTCCCTACTGTGATGAAACATTTGATAATGAAGTAGAGTACAACAATGGCTTGGATCGCTTGAATCCACTTGAAATAGACAATCCTTTGTTTGAGAAGTGCCCCCGCGATCTGAATTATTCCCCAAATAATCAGCATGAGAAAGATACCGCAGGCACTTTCAGGAAGTATCCTGTGGGTTTAGCTAATTCCTCACTTAAAGATATAAAAAATATGTCGAGAGGGAATTACGGAGATTTCAACAACATTGTCGTTCTGGAGCCTGGCTTGGGGAACAGTCATGATCCAGAGAACTCTTTTTCCATGTCGTTGCTCTCTCATGACAATTGCAATTCCAGGAGAAATAGGAAGAAGAAGTTGGGTGAGTCTGTTGTAATGAGCAATGAGAGAGTTTCACAACATCTTTTAGATACTGTTAATGTGGCTAGAATAAAAAGAGAAAGATACTTGACTAGTGATGCCATCAATTCTCTGTCAAAGGGAGAGGAGCCATCATTTGATCAATTCAACATCGTAGATATGAATAGCGCTGGATCATTTCAGATGTATTCTGGCGATGACATTGACTCCAGGCAAAACAAGTCATCATCAAGTAGCTTACCTGGGAAATCCTTTCGGAAGTATGATGAAGGTGATGTCGGATCGAGAACTCTTGCACAGATGTTTGCTTTATCTGATTCAGAGAGGGTAAAGAAAAATTTGAACCCGCATGCTCAGATTCAACACAATAAACTTGACCAGGGCAAAGGCCACAACAAGGAAGGATGCTTTATAGTTTTACCAAAGCATGGATCTCCACTGTCTCTTCACACCTCATTGGACAGGAGTTCTTCCTGCGAAGGGTCTCCTAACAGTGAAATTTTCCCAGATCCTTCAGTTAGCTACAACAATGGCAAGGTTACCTTTGATTCTTTTCTGGCCAAACGAAGGCTCAAGCAAATTGCCAGCGGGAGGCAAAATAACTTAAGGAATGCTTCTGTGGTAAAAAGTCTTGCCTTGGAGCAGCGGAGACCTGCTTCTCCTTCTCTTGATGATTTCAGGTGTCATTCATGGCGTCCATCTGATAATGTTTCAACTTCTGTCTGCACAAATGAGAGAGTATTGTTCGCGACAGATAAGGGCTTAATCCACGAGCCTGCTGAAACTGTGCCTTCTTCGTTTCAATTGCAATTATCTAGGGAACAGAAGGTCAGAACTTTGTGCGCCATGAATTTAGCAAAGTAAAACAAAACATAATATTCTTGCATGTTGCAAACTGTTCTGTTGTTTCAACGAATCAAGAATGAAATAGCGAAAAAGTTCTACTTTAACAATTTAACATAGAAACATGAACAATCCAATTCCTCTGCAACAATAAGTGTTCAACTGCTGCTTTGAATCATACTCCTGTTTCATAATTTTCTTATTATCACGAGGATGTGTTTCTGCCGTCATTAAAAAATATCAAGTGCGACAAGACAAAAGAACTCTGTGAACTCAATTCACTCACTCAGAATCATTGTAATGAGACTGTTTCAGTTATTGATCCTGAATTGTGTACAATTCATGATGTTTTTTCTTTAACATTAATATGTTTTCTAAGTTCTATTTTTTCATGATATAAGATGTGCACTGTTCCACTATAGTAGAATACTTGTTGTTATGTCATATTTAAACCTCATCATTTTTCCCACTAAGTATGTAGACTCTAATGCAACTTTCATCTGTTGACAAGTTTAGATTGTTAAATCTTTTCATGCTGATACCATGAAGCCTAAGTTTATGGTGCACAGCTCTTCAAGTCGTTTCCCTATCTTTTTTAGGTTTCAGCAACGCCTTTGCAGTGTCATGACTATGAATCCGTATCTATTTCTAATCATGATGATCTGGCAAAGTCTCGTAAAGGATTGGAAGAGTTTGAGCAGCCGAGCCCAGTGTCCATTCTACAGCCCCCAACTGATGAAGACAGTTGCTGTTCTGGATTCTTCAAGAATGACTTGCAAGACATGCTCAGTAAGACAACAATATAGCTAGAAGGCTGTACTGCATAGACTAGTGCTTGTGTCTTTTTGTAGTACATTGCTAGCTCTCCTAAACTGCGAAGTTAATACAAAAAATCATTAAATTAAGCTAAATACTTACGAGTTACGACATAGCATCTGATAAACATTATTGCTAACTCCCACATTGCAACATGCTGTTCAAGCAAAGAATTTAGGTGTATAGTTAAGTTGAGTTTTAAATCACTTCTTTTGCAGCTATTAATGAGAATTGCACAGAAGATATGTTTACAGGATTTTTGCATCATGCATTCATTAACTGCAACTTCTTTATTGACCTCAGGCATGGAGACACGAATAGACCATCGTCGATTCCGAGATGAGCCTGAAGTCTCCACCATCTCAAGTGATGATGGCAATGATTCTTCTTACAAATCTTTGGAAGCATTTCAGGTTGAGGAGGACAGGGACTTCTCATATCTCCTTGATATTCTCATAAGCTCTGGTATGATAGTTTCAACTGACTGGCAGCTCTTGTGCAAGTCATGGCACTCATCTAGTTTCCCTGTTGCTCCCCAAGTCTTTGAGAGGCTTGAGAGCAAGTACGCCAAAATGACCTCATGGCCAAAGCCAGAGAGGAGACTTATGTTTGATCTTGCAAATTCTGTTCTCTCCGATGTCCTTGCACCTTGCACCAATATACACCCATGGGTGAGTTCTACTAGACAGTGCAGGCCTATCTGGGGCCCTGAAGGGCCTGTTGAGAAGGTTTGGCAAATGATGGTTAGGcagcaggaggagctggcgatAGCGCATCCTGATGACAAGGTTCTGGATCCAAACTGGCTTGAACTTGGTGATGACATATATACGGTCGGCAAGCACATATCCATGATGTTGCATGATGACCTCTTGGAGGAAGTCATATTGGAATTCGTCTCACTCTCAGGGTCGGCCGCTGCATGTATGTAGATCAAATCGAGAAAATTCAGTCTGTCGCAACAAAGTACAGTGACAAGTCTGAGTTAGTTTTTTCATGGACAATCTTCAAGCTTATATGCTGTAACAGATGTAAGGCTTGTTGATCCAGACGCAGCAATTTTTTTCTAGTCTATGATATAATTATGTCACTAGATACTGGACAATTTTCTTCTTTGAAACAGTAACCAAGATGTGCTGGGGTGGGATTGATTATAGAAAATTGATCATTCCGCCTTGAAATTTGTTTTTTTACCAGTGAAAACAGCAGGAGAGGCTCCCACtgttatatagtactccctccgtcccataatataagagcgtttttgacactacaccagtgtcaaaaacgctcttatattatgggacggagggagtattaaattaGCAGAGTATTTACATGTCCTCAAAGAGGTAGAGGAGACTAACAGGAAACTATACAAGATAGTTAATCCTAGAAAGAAGAGATGAAATTGCCAATAAATTCAGCAAGCTCTGGTTTTACTCTAGGCTTGAGGATGTCTAGGTCAGCAGTAGGCATTCTCCTCCAATCTGGCAGAGATGGTCTGATCTTCTCAAAGTAGCATCTATTTCTTTGTTTCCAAAATGTTCCATGCTGCAAAATAACAATCTCTTTCAAGAGGGGCCGATGCCATTCCCTTGGGCCAATTCCATCATCTCTTGCATAGTTGCATTGGTGTCCCAGTGGATATGAATTTCGTTCCAGCATTCAATACTGAATTGACACGTGTAGAACGGATGCTTGTTTGTCTCTAAGGAACCAGAGGGGCAGAGCATGCAAAGAGTGGTCCTCACCAATGTCAAAATGCCTTCTGTATAGTAAATCTCTGGTATTGACTCTGTCCATAAACATTACCCAAGCAAAAACCTTGTGTTTCATCATGCTTTTTGTCTTCGAAACCATAGTTTTGGAGTACTTTGGGTGGTTTAAATTtctgaagtactccctctgtaaagaaatataagagcgtttagaactttagatcactaaagtagtgatgtaaatgatcttatatttgtttacggagggagtacaacttgtAAAATTTCCTTGCCTTGAATCTCTCACATCACCCCAACAAAGAGTCTACTCATCGGTACTCCATTGATCAATCATTATCAGATCGAGTTTTTCTTTCAGGCTCTCCAATTcctctttggccggactcctgtcTGTCATTCAAATGGACAAAAAACGGACACTTTCTGCATCCGTTTAGGTTGGCCCTTTGGTGTTGCCCTTACACAAGTTAAAGATGCCAAGAAGAGAAATTGTCACTTGAGATCGACCCATTGTCTGCATCAGGCACCAGGCTCTGGTGTGCACTATACATACATTGTGTGAAACGTTACACTAAAATGACATCCGGAAAGAATGGATTGGGCCAATCGCTTCAGTGATGTTCTTCTACCTTTTCCGAGGGAATATGTTCTTCTATTTTTTTGGCGGGAATATGTTCTTCTACTACTGCTACTTTGCACTGTTTCGGCCGGAAGTTCTCCTCCGACAAGAGCGACGTAACGAGCTGCCTCAGCCGCGCAGCCCCTGGGCCAGGCCGAACATACGCCGCGTTCCCAACAACGGCGCACGGGTCATCGCTGCCGGTCCGGTTGCTACCGGCAGCCGGCACCTCCGCGGCGCACCAGCCGCCCGGGGCGAGCATGCCGGGGCCCCTCGACAGGAGGTCGGCGTCGATCCTGTCGAGGACGGGGTCGTCCCGGCGGAACTTGCGCGCGAAGGGGGCGGCGCTGGCGAGCATGCCGTCCCAGTCGCCGAGGGTGAGCAGGTGCGGGTGCTGCATCGGGGGGTTGTCCCACGCGATGTAGTGCAGGTCGTGGTTGACGGTGGTGTTGCGGAACTCGTCGGCGTTGCAGGCCACGGTGTGGAAGTAGCCCTCCGGGGACGAGATGAAGTTGGCGTAGTACATGAGCACCGTGCGCGGGAGGTTGTCCCACCCCCAGATCAGGTACTCCACGAACGGCCTCGATAGCACCATCCACGCGGAACCTGGCACGAAGCAAAGCATATATCATCCTTAATCAAAAAAATTATCTGAGAATTATTTTTGTTCTCTCGATTGGCCACCAAGGATTAACTTGAGAATTATAAAAGATTAAGGGAGATGGAGTAGTTGATGTCGTCAAGCTGTTTTTGTTGTTTTTGTGCTTGGTTGTGGCCGGCCATCTAGATGTCCTGCCGTCGTATATAAAATAGTACTGCCATGTTAGTGGAACTCCCTTTGTCTACGTCTATATTCATCTTTGACCATTAATTTCATCAATAAAACATATGTTATATCTCATAAAAAGTATAACGTTCGTACTCCTTCTATTCACAATAAAATGTTTTGGATGTTTTAACA is a genomic window containing:
- the LOC123090731 gene encoding uncharacterized protein, which gives rise to MEQISLGHRYKECRPQRISSSPSKLLVGKDVLKELEERRSSPSVVAKLMGIDVLPPTYVANKRHQQFKDVFEVSEELPETFTKEMSYHFPKGLPSLKRSAMKLKKLMPSKSPYCDETFDNEVEYNNGLDRLNPLEIDNPLFEKCPRDLNYSPNNQHEKDTAGTFRKYPVGLANSSLKDIKNMSRGNYGDFNNIVVLEPGLGNSHDPENSFSMSLLSHDNCNSRRNRKKKLGESVVMSNERVSQHLLDTVNVARIKRERYLTSDAINSLSKGEEPSFDQFNIVDMNSAGSFQMYSGDDIDSRQNKSSSSSLPGKSFRKYDEGDVGSRTLAQMFALSDSERVKKNLNPHAQIQHNKLDQGKGHNKEGCFIVLPKHGSPLSLHTSLDRSSSCEGSPNSEIFPDPSVSYNNGKVTFDSFLAKRRLKQIASGRQNNLRNASVVKSLALEQRRPASPSLDDFRCHSWRPSDNVSTSVCTNERVLFATDKGLIHEPAETVPSSFQLQLSREQKVSATPLQCHDYESVSISNHDDLAKSRKGLEEFEQPSPVSILQPPTDEDSCCSGFFKNDLQDMLSMETRIDHRRFRDEPEVSTISSDDGNDSSYKSLEAFQVEEDRDFSYLLDILISSGMIVSTDWQLLCKSWHSSSFPVAPQVFERLESKYAKMTSWPKPERRLMFDLANSVLSDVLAPCTNIHPWVSSTRQCRPIWGPEGPVEKVWQMMVRQQEELAIAHPDDKVLDPNWLELGDDIYTVGKHISMMLHDDLLEEVILEFVSLSGSAAACM